The following coding sequences lie in one Alicyclobacillus curvatus genomic window:
- the sleB gene encoding spore cortex-lytic enzyme, with amino-acid sequence MKARQWRKAFVIASLSVFPVVAAGVAVRGPTSKWAAVGTPVVSAFTMRNLILGSQGYDVYELQNRLSFLGYYKGKVDGKFGWQTYFSVKDFQSRFGLPVTGKVDLKTKQILVKATQGWHYTGPTAAGTTNAPTTANNRAAQNVPASNPASASVAQTVPGITQADINLMAHVVNGEARGEPYKGQVAVAAVILNRMKDPRFPHSIPAIIYSPGAFTCVSDGQVNLAPDASALKAVEAAVHGWDPSHGATYYFNPATATNPWIWSLPEILQIGHHIFCR; translated from the coding sequence ATGAAAGCAAGACAGTGGCGTAAAGCCTTCGTGATTGCGTCTTTATCCGTCTTCCCTGTTGTCGCCGCCGGGGTGGCGGTCAGGGGTCCGACAAGCAAATGGGCAGCGGTTGGCACGCCAGTTGTGTCCGCCTTTACCATGAGAAACCTCATCCTTGGAAGTCAGGGATACGATGTCTATGAACTGCAAAATCGGCTCAGTTTCCTCGGATACTACAAGGGAAAAGTCGATGGCAAATTCGGGTGGCAGACATATTTTTCCGTCAAAGATTTTCAATCTCGCTTTGGCCTCCCGGTCACGGGTAAGGTTGACCTAAAGACAAAGCAAATTCTCGTGAAAGCGACGCAAGGATGGCACTACACGGGACCAACTGCTGCAGGGACAACGAATGCACCAACGACAGCGAACAACCGAGCAGCACAAAATGTACCAGCCAGCAACCCTGCGTCCGCATCGGTGGCCCAAACGGTACCAGGTATCACACAGGCAGACATTAATCTTATGGCTCATGTCGTCAACGGTGAGGCGAGAGGCGAACCGTATAAAGGGCAAGTCGCTGTTGCTGCGGTTATCTTAAATCGAATGAAAGACCCGCGTTTTCCACACAGCATCCCGGCAATTATTTATAGTCCGGGTGCATTCACGTGCGTATCTGATGGACAGGTGAATCTTGCCCCGGACGCAAGTGCACTAAAGGCGGTTGAAGCTGCCGTTCACGGCTGGGATCCCTCGCACGGAGCGACATACTACTTTAACCCGGCGACGGCGACGAACCCTTGGATTTGGTCACTACCGGAAATTCTTCAAATTGGACATCACATCTTCTGCCGATAG
- a CDS encoding class I SAM-dependent methyltransferase — protein sequence MDYQDVLAEVGAGSAHPGGPAITDLWAKSVDFATVQSVLEVGCGTGRSLVHVCARGGCMGTGIDIRKRMIQKAKSRVKGLGINNLRFVVADAGNIPFEDETFDLVFTESVNVFLPEPAAALREYWRVLKPGGHYIDVEMLVMQPVDDTWRRGVEEVYGAKFVPDQRGWKRHYQTAGFTRVDVLTTRSVDPYDLGPYDGAYENMDLASPGVYQQPEVLQILQANSAWMERYSRPLGFGVFKCRK from the coding sequence GTGGATTACCAAGATGTTTTGGCCGAGGTTGGAGCAGGAAGCGCGCACCCCGGAGGTCCGGCCATCACTGACTTGTGGGCGAAGTCCGTCGACTTTGCCACTGTTCAGTCGGTACTCGAAGTAGGCTGTGGCACTGGACGTTCGCTGGTGCATGTGTGCGCACGCGGCGGATGCATGGGCACAGGTATCGACATCCGCAAAAGGATGATTCAAAAAGCGAAAAGCCGAGTCAAGGGTCTCGGTATCAACAACCTGCGCTTTGTCGTTGCAGATGCCGGAAACATACCCTTTGAAGACGAGACATTTGACCTCGTGTTTACCGAGTCCGTCAACGTTTTTCTTCCTGAACCTGCAGCGGCCCTGCGTGAATATTGGCGGGTCTTGAAGCCAGGGGGACACTATATTGACGTTGAGATGCTCGTGATGCAACCGGTTGACGATACGTGGCGACGCGGCGTAGAGGAGGTGTATGGAGCCAAGTTCGTGCCGGACCAGCGCGGTTGGAAAAGGCACTACCAGACGGCCGGTTTTACACGCGTCGATGTGCTCACAACGCGCTCTGTGGACCCCTATGACCTTGGCCCATATGACGGTGCATATGAAAACATGGACCTGGCCAGTCCGGGTGTCTATCAGCAACCTGAAGTCCTACAAATATTGCAGGCGAACTCCGCATGGATGGAACGATATTCACGCCCACTTGGCTTCGGTGTCTTCAAGTGCCGGAAGTGA
- a CDS encoding adaptor protein MecA, with amino-acid sequence MRIERIARDKVRIFISYEDLERRGIDRDEIWHNGKKVQELFWDMMETAYEEVGFEVAGPISIEAFTMPQEGVVVIVTRVPSLPARKEEDDDSEDTMDFELPDPLDSNFVFKIRDFEDVVLIAHALVDYAIVTRLYIHSGAYYLTVDENSMSDDEYDSIWAILQEYGEFSGLTPTWLDEYAKCILDRDAISTIVERFSLH; translated from the coding sequence ATGCGGATTGAGCGGATCGCCCGAGACAAGGTGCGTATCTTCATAAGTTACGAGGACCTCGAACGACGCGGCATCGACCGGGATGAGATTTGGCATAACGGAAAAAAGGTTCAGGAACTGTTTTGGGACATGATGGAGACTGCATACGAAGAGGTTGGGTTCGAAGTTGCCGGCCCAATTTCCATCGAGGCGTTCACAATGCCGCAAGAGGGTGTGGTTGTCATTGTAACACGCGTTCCGAGCCTTCCCGCTCGCAAGGAAGAGGACGACGACAGCGAAGATACGATGGATTTTGAACTCCCAGACCCGTTGGATTCGAACTTTGTATTTAAGATCCGGGACTTTGAAGATGTGGTATTGATTGCCCATGCACTCGTGGATTACGCGATTGTCACACGTCTGTACATCCACAGTGGTGCCTACTACCTAACTGTTGATGAGAACAGTATGAGTGATGACGAGTACGACTCAATCTGGGCCATTCTTCAGGAGTACGGAGAATTTTCTGGGTTAACGCCGACATGGCTCGACGAATATGCAAAATGCATTCTTGACCGTGATGCGATTTCGACTATCGTTGAACGTTTTTCCCTTCATTGA
- the odhB gene encoding 2-oxoglutarate dehydrogenase complex dihydrolipoyllysine-residue succinyltransferase, which translates to MVELRVPELGESIVEATIGNWLKKVGESVAAGEAVVELETDKVNVEVMAETGGILQSILHAEGATVTPGDVIGEIGGANTATAEQQRRGEETPQEVAKESPAPRSNAMSAPAAPLTTEADQPRVTRSGDTSTEVGTPTTENATNLPPRATPAVRRMASEHGVSLDALSGSGGQGRITPADVVSSHEASPPHLTQRQSEPSAPAVTSGAPLAVASSDETTAPREEHIRLSRRRLTIAKRLVEAQHTAAMLTTFNEIDMSAVMDVRKRRKDSFRDRHGVGLGFMSFFTKAVVGALKTIPQLNAEIRGEEMIVKHYYDIGIAVAAEGGLVVPVVRDAERMSFAQIEQQIAALARRARDNQLSLEDLRGGTFTITNGGTFGSLLSTPILNPPQVGILGMHKIEERPVGINGSIVLRPMMYVALSYDHRIVDGAEAVRFLVRVKELLEDPEQLLLEG; encoded by the coding sequence TGTACCTGAACTCGGTGAATCCATCGTCGAAGCGACGATTGGGAACTGGCTAAAAAAGGTTGGAGAGTCTGTGGCTGCAGGGGAAGCTGTGGTGGAGTTGGAAACGGATAAGGTCAATGTAGAGGTCATGGCTGAGACAGGCGGCATCCTACAGTCGATTCTGCATGCTGAAGGCGCGACAGTGACTCCAGGCGACGTTATCGGCGAAATCGGCGGGGCAAATACTGCAACCGCCGAACAGCAGCGAAGAGGAGAAGAAACGCCACAGGAGGTAGCCAAAGAGTCGCCAGCCCCGAGGTCGAACGCAATGAGCGCGCCGGCCGCGCCGCTAACAACCGAAGCCGACCAACCACGTGTGACCAGAAGTGGGGACACATCAACGGAAGTGGGGACGCCAACAACGGAAAATGCGACAAACCTTCCTCCTCGGGCCACACCAGCCGTACGCAGAATGGCGTCGGAACACGGAGTATCTCTCGATGCACTATCTGGGTCTGGCGGCCAGGGACGCATCACACCCGCAGATGTTGTGTCTTCCCATGAAGCCTCACCGCCTCATTTGACGCAGAGGCAGTCGGAGCCTTCTGCCCCTGCAGTGACGAGTGGTGCTCCGCTTGCGGTTGCCAGCAGTGATGAAACAACGGCCCCTCGCGAAGAGCACATCCGCCTGTCGCGCAGGCGCTTGACCATCGCCAAACGGTTAGTGGAAGCACAGCATACGGCAGCCATGTTGACAACTTTCAACGAGATCGACATGTCGGCAGTGATGGACGTGCGAAAACGACGTAAGGACAGCTTTCGCGACCGCCATGGAGTTGGGCTTGGGTTCATGTCTTTCTTTACAAAAGCAGTAGTCGGAGCCCTGAAAACCATACCACAGCTAAATGCTGAGATTCGCGGGGAAGAGATGATTGTCAAGCACTACTACGACATCGGTATTGCTGTCGCTGCCGAAGGCGGTCTTGTCGTTCCGGTCGTGCGTGATGCAGAGCGTATGAGCTTCGCACAAATTGAACAGCAAATTGCAGCATTAGCTAGACGCGCCAGAGACAATCAACTCAGTCTTGAAGACTTGCGGGGCGGGACGTTTACCATTACCAACGGCGGTACTTTCGGCTCTCTGCTATCGACGCCGATTTTAAATCCACCTCAGGTTGGAATCCTTGGTATGCATAAGATAGAGGAACGACCTGTAGGAATCAATGGGTCAATTGTCCTCCGTCCTATGATGTATGTGGCCTTATCCTATGACCACCGCATTGTCGATGGAGCAGAGGCAGTGCGCTTCCTCGTGAGAGTTAAAGAACTACTGGAAGACCCGGAACAATTGTTGCTCGAAGGCTAA
- a CDS encoding Glu/Leu/Phe/Val dehydrogenase, which yields MTNLQSVSTDPTPENLDVFVSTQSIIQEALSKLGYSEAMFDLLKEPLRVLTVRFPVRMDDGSVQVFTGYRAQHNDAVGPTKGGIRLHPDVTEDEIKALSIWMSIKCGIADLPYGGGKGGIVCDPRQMSFAEIERLSRAYVRSISQIVGPAKDIPAPDVFSNSQNMAWMLDEYSHIREFDSPGFITGKPIVLGGSKGRERATARGVVICIEQAAAARGIDIPGARVIVQGFGNAGSYVAQFMHESGAKVVGISDAYGALYNPEGLDIPELLEQRDSFGTVTKLFKNTITNKELLEQECDILVPAAIENQITQENAARIQAKVLVEAANGPTTSAATEILDARDILIVPDVLGNSGGVVVSYFEWVQNNQGFYWTEEEVDERLVEVMKRSFDSVYQTARRYKVDMRLAAYMVGVRRVAESARWRGWV from the coding sequence ATGACAAACCTTCAATCTGTGTCGACAGACCCCACGCCGGAAAACCTGGACGTGTTTGTGAGCACGCAATCCATCATTCAGGAAGCGCTTTCAAAGCTTGGCTATTCGGAAGCGATGTTCGACCTCCTTAAGGAACCTCTAAGGGTTTTGACAGTTCGCTTTCCCGTTCGTATGGATGATGGCTCCGTACAGGTCTTTACGGGGTATCGGGCACAGCACAACGACGCTGTTGGGCCAACCAAAGGCGGAATTCGTCTGCATCCTGATGTCACTGAAGACGAAATTAAAGCCCTATCAATCTGGATGTCTATCAAATGTGGCATTGCGGACCTTCCCTACGGGGGTGGCAAGGGCGGAATCGTCTGTGACCCAAGGCAGATGTCGTTTGCAGAGATTGAGCGACTCAGTCGCGCCTATGTGCGTTCAATTAGTCAGATTGTTGGGCCTGCGAAAGACATTCCGGCTCCAGACGTATTTAGTAACTCACAAAATATGGCCTGGATGCTTGATGAATACTCTCATATTCGCGAATTTGATTCACCCGGCTTTATCACAGGAAAGCCGATTGTTCTCGGTGGAAGCAAAGGACGCGAACGTGCAACAGCACGCGGTGTCGTGATTTGCATTGAACAGGCCGCTGCAGCTCGTGGCATTGATATCCCAGGAGCCCGCGTCATTGTTCAGGGATTCGGGAACGCGGGAAGTTACGTCGCTCAGTTCATGCACGAATCTGGAGCTAAAGTCGTTGGTATATCTGACGCATACGGCGCGCTCTATAATCCGGAAGGCCTTGATATCCCGGAGTTACTTGAACAACGCGACTCATTCGGCACCGTTACCAAACTATTTAAGAACACCATCACGAATAAGGAACTGCTCGAGCAAGAGTGTGACATCCTTGTTCCAGCGGCCATTGAAAATCAGATTACCCAAGAAAACGCTGCACGAATTCAAGCAAAAGTACTTGTCGAGGCCGCCAACGGTCCCACAACTAGCGCCGCTACGGAGATCCTTGACGCTCGCGACATACTCATTGTACCTGACGTGCTGGGCAATTCGGGTGGCGTGGTTGTATCGTACTTTGAATGGGTGCAAAACAATCAAGGCTTCTATTGGACCGAGGAAGAAGTCGATGAAAGACTGGTTGAAGTCATGAAACGAAGTTTTGACTCCGTCTATCAGACGGCCCGTCGTTATAAAGTAGATATGAGACTTGCCGCGTACATGGTTGGAGTGCGCAGAGTCGCAGAATCTGCAAGATGGCGCGGTTGGGTATAA
- the pepV gene encoding dipeptidase PepV has translation MLEAFIEEHRARIVTSLQELLRIPSVEGAYVPGQPFGPEVANALKYVLQLASQHGFAVTNVDGYAGHVEFGTGDDYVAVLSHLDVVPAGGNWSYPPFAAEIHDGKIYARGAIDDKGPALSTLWALIGLKALGYAPKRKIRLIFGLDEESGWKCVQHYFSQQPLPLGGFTPDADFPLIHAEKGVATIRIEVPADAQSMNPKVLSFDGGQRSNMVPDLASAIVDCHSETAALEWEQKLHKEARARDWNVHINVTGAHIEIIVNGTSAHGSTPDAGVNAITRLASLLSTQSISNASMWRVISLIDTKGKTLGIESSDNVTGHLTSNVGRAYLDEGNYVFLVNIRYPIDETGNELLQRVQQTLSDKWSIQLAGDMPPLFVPLDHPVVEALSRVYEQTTGQPAIPLAIGGATYARAIPNAVAFGALFPNQLDLAHQADEFWAVDDYLRCIEIYAHAMLELANTL, from the coding sequence GTGCTGGAAGCGTTTATTGAAGAGCACCGCGCACGAATTGTGACATCACTTCAAGAACTTCTTCGTATTCCGAGTGTAGAAGGGGCATACGTGCCGGGTCAGCCGTTTGGACCGGAAGTAGCCAATGCACTGAAATACGTATTGCAGTTAGCTTCACAACACGGCTTCGCGGTTACGAACGTAGACGGTTACGCAGGGCATGTAGAGTTTGGTACAGGCGACGACTATGTCGCTGTTTTGTCTCATCTCGATGTTGTCCCCGCAGGAGGAAACTGGTCTTATCCACCTTTTGCCGCCGAAATCCATGATGGCAAAATTTACGCACGAGGAGCCATTGATGATAAGGGACCTGCGCTCAGTACGCTATGGGCCCTCATCGGCCTGAAGGCACTTGGTTACGCCCCAAAGCGTAAAATCCGCTTGATTTTTGGACTAGATGAAGAGAGCGGTTGGAAGTGCGTACAACACTACTTTTCCCAACAGCCATTACCACTTGGCGGATTTACGCCAGATGCCGACTTTCCATTGATTCATGCGGAAAAAGGTGTCGCAACGATTCGCATAGAGGTCCCTGCTGACGCCCAGTCCATGAACCCAAAGGTCTTGTCGTTCGACGGAGGACAGCGCAGCAACATGGTACCAGACTTAGCCTCAGCCATTGTCGATTGTCATTCTGAGACCGCTGCACTTGAGTGGGAGCAGAAGTTGCATAAGGAAGCCCGTGCAAGGGATTGGAACGTTCACATTAACGTAACAGGGGCTCATATCGAAATTATTGTTAACGGCACATCGGCGCACGGAAGCACTCCGGACGCTGGTGTCAATGCGATAACCCGACTTGCCAGTCTCCTGTCAACCCAATCAATCTCCAATGCATCCATGTGGCGCGTGATTTCGCTCATTGACACGAAGGGCAAAACCCTTGGCATTGAGTCCTCGGACAATGTAACAGGACATTTGACAAGTAACGTCGGGCGTGCCTATCTGGACGAAGGGAACTACGTATTCCTGGTCAACATTCGATATCCCATCGACGAAACGGGGAACGAGTTGTTACAGCGAGTTCAGCAAACCCTGTCTGATAAGTGGAGCATCCAGTTGGCGGGCGATATGCCACCGCTGTTCGTACCGCTCGACCACCCTGTTGTTGAAGCATTGTCCCGCGTGTACGAACAAACGACAGGGCAGCCGGCAATCCCTCTGGCTATTGGCGGTGCAACCTACGCGCGAGCAATCCCCAACGCGGTTGCATTCGGCGCGTTGTTTCCAAATCAACTCGATTTGGCGCACCAAGCGGATGAGTTTTGGGCCGTTGACGATTATTTGCGTTGTATTGAGATATATGCGCACGCGATGTTAGAATTAGCGAATACCCTATAG
- a CDS encoding metallophosphoesterase — MIYAIGDLHLSSSGQKPMDVFGEAWTNHQMNIEAHWHDRVRPDDIVLIPGDISWAMTLEEADSDLQFIGRLPGTKVMIRGNHDYWWSGISKVRAHLPAGLYAVQNDSVMTGNVVICGTRGWLLPNHPLFGPDDTRLMHREAERLRLSLEQADKTGLDKICMIHYPPLAQSGEPTVFSELLEEYGVNVCVYGHLHGNTHRFAFEGVKNEVRYQLTSADYIGFDPVKVLL; from the coding sequence ATGATTTACGCTATCGGAGACTTGCATTTATCGAGTTCTGGACAGAAACCTATGGATGTTTTCGGCGAGGCATGGACAAACCATCAGATGAACATTGAGGCGCACTGGCATGACCGAGTTCGCCCCGACGATATCGTGCTCATCCCCGGGGACATTTCGTGGGCAATGACGCTGGAAGAAGCGGATTCAGACCTGCAATTCATCGGACGGCTGCCAGGCACAAAGGTCATGATTCGAGGCAACCACGATTATTGGTGGAGTGGTATCTCTAAAGTTAGGGCGCATTTACCAGCCGGACTGTATGCCGTGCAAAATGACAGTGTTATGACTGGCAACGTCGTTATCTGCGGGACTCGGGGGTGGTTGCTCCCGAACCATCCGCTGTTTGGCCCGGATGATACGCGCTTAATGCACAGAGAGGCAGAGCGCTTGCGACTCTCTTTGGAACAGGCAGACAAAACCGGATTGGACAAAATCTGCATGATTCACTATCCTCCGCTTGCTCAAAGCGGGGAGCCAACAGTGTTTTCAGAACTTCTGGAAGAATACGGCGTAAACGTGTGCGTGTACGGACATCTGCACGGCAACACCCATCGCTTCGCCTTCGAGGGTGTCAAAAATGAGGTTAGGTACCAGCTCACAAGTGCCGACTACATCGGCTTCGATCCGGTGAAAGTCCTCCTCTGA
- a CDS encoding rhodanese-like domain-containing protein, whose product MPLDAEGIRQLNSNELKQLLHDKHAQVIDVRTPEEYEAGHIPDVVNLPMQEVERWSKQLSRDTHYVFVCRSGGRSQRVAQFLKNEGFSDIANFAGGMLGWDGEIRKGVDA is encoded by the coding sequence ATGCCGTTAGATGCAGAAGGAATTCGACAACTAAACAGCAACGAACTGAAACAACTCCTCCATGATAAGCACGCGCAAGTCATTGACGTCAGAACGCCGGAAGAATACGAAGCTGGGCACATCCCAGATGTTGTGAACCTTCCCATGCAAGAGGTTGAACGGTGGTCCAAACAACTGTCAAGGGATACGCATTACGTCTTCGTCTGCCGCAGTGGCGGGCGTTCACAGAGGGTTGCTCAGTTTTTGAAGAATGAAGGTTTTTCGGATATCGCAAACTTTGCGGGAGGCATGCTCGGATGGGATGGCGAGATTCGCAAGGGTGTTGATGCCTGA
- a CDS encoding UvrD-helicase domain-containing protein, with protein sequence MWTEMQTRIIQKTVGNTVVVASPGSGKTTVLTEHIVHQLRGTETDARTVMMITYTRQAAGELKQRLQHHGRDLGMSNLHALRIGTFHAEAFRMLLQTGFKVPPVLGTNQQYGLLRRILREQGLTEPAHVTALSQALTKTKSVWPTLPLPRQYRKAAKRYEDAKQTLGRWDYDDILVEFSAQFAVIKSAVPPVRYLLVDEFQDTNAIQWEIVCAFQRIWSSRLFVVGDDDQSIYGFRGASPKWLQAASDGIPATDTFVLSTNFRSDMQIVAAASELILHNQQRISKPFEASSTNEGSCGFTNWRDEEEEAQAVNRLLQWLRSSKPSWRVAILARTRRQLLASWTKADRDGRQRNAEWHTFHSSKGREWDAVIITGAVEANPYLREPVESEEEERRLLYVAMTRARHSLWVTYPERIQNMRTVPSKYIEETRMVRFPRNSWPQVLH encoded by the coding sequence TTGTGGACGGAAATGCAAACGCGCATCATTCAAAAGACAGTCGGCAACACGGTTGTCGTAGCATCGCCCGGAAGCGGAAAAACCACGGTGTTAACGGAACATATTGTACACCAACTGCGTGGTACAGAGACTGATGCCCGAACTGTCATGATGATTACATATACGCGTCAAGCAGCAGGGGAGCTCAAACAACGGTTGCAACATCACGGACGAGACCTCGGCATGAGCAATCTCCATGCTCTACGGATTGGCACCTTTCATGCCGAAGCCTTTCGAATGTTATTACAGACTGGGTTTAAAGTTCCACCGGTCCTCGGAACGAACCAGCAATACGGCCTTCTGCGCCGAATTCTAAGAGAACAGGGCCTCACTGAACCAGCGCATGTGACGGCACTCAGTCAGGCGTTGACGAAGACAAAATCGGTGTGGCCCACTCTACCGCTGCCCAGGCAGTACCGCAAGGCTGCGAAGCGATATGAGGATGCAAAACAGACCCTAGGGCGTTGGGACTACGATGACATACTTGTCGAATTTAGCGCGCAATTTGCCGTTATCAAAAGCGCGGTTCCGCCAGTGCGATATTTGCTTGTTGATGAGTTCCAGGATACAAACGCCATCCAGTGGGAGATTGTTTGTGCTTTTCAACGCATCTGGTCGAGCCGTCTGTTCGTTGTGGGTGATGACGACCAGTCCATATACGGGTTTCGCGGTGCGAGCCCAAAATGGCTCCAAGCAGCGAGTGATGGAATTCCGGCGACAGACACCTTCGTCCTTTCGACAAACTTCCGGTCCGACATGCAGATTGTTGCGGCCGCCAGTGAGCTCATCCTCCATAATCAGCAACGAATTTCCAAACCCTTTGAAGCTAGCAGTACAAATGAGGGCTCGTGTGGCTTTACAAACTGGCGTGATGAGGAAGAAGAAGCACAAGCAGTGAACAGATTGTTGCAGTGGTTACGCAGCTCAAAGCCGAGTTGGCGTGTTGCAATCCTTGCCAGAACGCGACGACAGTTGCTTGCTTCATGGACGAAAGCCGATAGAGACGGCCGGCAGAGGAATGCCGAATGGCACACATTCCATAGTTCAAAAGGCAGGGAGTGGGATGCCGTCATCATCACGGGTGCCGTCGAAGCGAACCCTTACTTACGAGAGCCGGTCGAGAGTGAAGAGGAGGAGCGGCGATTGCTTTACGTGGCGATGACGAGAGCTCGCCATTCTCTATGGGTCACGTATCCGGAAAGAATTCAGAACATGCGCACGGTGCCGTCTAAATACATCGAAGAGACAAGGATGGTTCGGTTCCCGCGAAACTCTTGGCCGCAAGTCCTGCATTGA
- a CDS encoding substrate-binding domain-containing protein → MTVTIYDVAREAKVSMATVSRVLNGTAVVKEDTKKRVQDAIAKLGYRPNAVARGLASKKTRTIGVIVPDVSAAFVAEVVRGIEDIATMYEYHIILTNSDGEIEREVDLVGTMWEKQVDGIIYMTNKLSQEHIAAFEAAQIPVVLCSTEDPERRIPSVNIDNRQSGYDAGEYLLSRGCSSLAYVTTPTGVSIVADRRGDGLERSAKQPLIRIEVPDAHYHSALPIIKEVLQSTKVDGVVAASDELGLAVIHAVQDLGRSVPENVKVMSFDNTRLAEMVRPEMTVIAQPMYDFGAVSMRLLTKLLKDEPVDNYSVTLLHNIVERHST, encoded by the coding sequence GTGACAGTTACAATTTACGATGTTGCGCGGGAAGCCAAAGTGTCGATGGCAACCGTGTCACGAGTACTGAATGGAACAGCAGTCGTCAAAGAGGATACAAAAAAACGCGTCCAAGATGCCATCGCGAAACTGGGGTATCGGCCGAATGCAGTAGCACGCGGTCTCGCGAGCAAAAAGACGCGAACGATTGGCGTCATCGTCCCCGACGTCTCGGCTGCCTTTGTCGCTGAAGTGGTTCGAGGGATTGAAGATATTGCAACCATGTATGAATATCACATCATACTCACGAATTCGGATGGCGAAATCGAGCGAGAAGTCGACTTGGTAGGAACGATGTGGGAAAAGCAGGTCGATGGCATCATTTACATGACCAACAAGTTGAGTCAGGAGCACATTGCTGCTTTTGAAGCTGCACAGATTCCTGTGGTGTTGTGCTCGACAGAAGACCCTGAACGTCGCATTCCATCTGTGAATATCGACAACCGACAATCTGGCTACGACGCAGGAGAGTACCTCTTGTCTCGTGGATGCAGTTCACTTGCTTACGTAACGACACCCACAGGTGTCTCCATTGTCGCTGACAGGCGTGGAGATGGACTCGAGCGTTCCGCGAAACAGCCGCTTATCCGGATTGAGGTACCCGATGCGCATTATCACAGCGCTTTGCCCATCATTAAGGAAGTTCTACAGTCGACCAAGGTCGATGGTGTCGTAGCAGCTTCAGATGAACTTGGTCTAGCCGTTATTCACGCCGTGCAAGACCTCGGTCGGTCAGTACCGGAGAACGTCAAGGTCATGTCTTTTGACAATACTCGCCTTGCGGAAATGGTTCGCCCCGAGATGACTGTCATCGCTCAACCGATGTATGACTTTGGTGCAGTGTCCATGCGGTTGCTCACAAAGCTGCTGAAGGACGAACCTGTAGACAACTACTCGGTGACGTTGCTTCACAACATTGTCGAGCGTCATTCCACTTGA